In one Bosea sp. RAC05 genomic region, the following are encoded:
- the guaD gene encoding guanine deaminase — protein MSQTSPLRALRGRLLWFVADPHDVGEAAHRYVADGVLVIEGGVIRAVGPAEAILPTLPAGAEITDHRPHLIMPGFIDAHLHMPQTQVIASYGAQLMDWLERYTFVEEQRLAQQGHPEKLATFLLDELLSHGTTTAVIYCSVHPQSAEALFAESERRNTRMIAGKVMMDRNAPEALTDTAESSYADSKALIERWHGRGRQLYAITPRFVVTSTPEQMEAAGRLAAEHPDCHVQTHINENRAEIALANELYPEPGDYAGIYQHYGLLGPRSLLGHCIHMTEREWRRFAETGSVAVFCPTSNLFLGSGLFDWARARAEGVPVAVATDIGGGTSYSMLRTMSEAYKVLQLQGQSLSAFAALHAITLGNAKALKLDHLIGSLEPGHEADIVVLDASAQRAMAHRLETARDLGEELFVLVTLGDERNVVATYVMGERVNAPSFSGGALGSDRRSAQA, from the coding sequence GTGAGCCAGACCAGCCCCCTTCGTGCCCTGCGCGGCCGCCTTTTGTGGTTCGTGGCCGATCCGCACGACGTCGGCGAGGCGGCGCATCGTTATGTCGCGGACGGGGTGCTGGTGATCGAGGGCGGCGTGATCCGTGCAGTCGGTCCGGCGGAGGCCATCCTGCCGACCCTGCCGGCGGGGGCGGAGATCACCGACCACCGCCCGCATCTGATCATGCCCGGCTTCATCGACGCCCATCTTCACATGCCGCAGACGCAGGTGATCGCCTCTTATGGCGCCCAGCTGATGGACTGGCTCGAGCGCTACACCTTCGTCGAGGAGCAGCGGCTGGCGCAGCAGGGCCATCCCGAAAAGCTCGCCACCTTCCTGCTCGACGAACTGCTCAGCCATGGCACCACGACGGCGGTGATCTACTGCTCCGTGCATCCGCAATCAGCGGAAGCGCTGTTTGCCGAATCCGAGCGCCGCAACACCCGCATGATCGCCGGCAAGGTGATGATGGACCGCAACGCGCCCGAAGCGCTCACCGACACCGCCGAAAGCAGCTACGCGGATTCCAAGGCGCTGATCGAGCGCTGGCACGGCAGGGGACGCCAACTCTATGCCATCACGCCCCGCTTCGTCGTGACCTCGACGCCGGAGCAGATGGAAGCGGCCGGGCGGCTGGCGGCCGAGCATCCCGACTGCCATGTCCAGACCCATATCAACGAGAACCGGGCCGAGATTGCGCTGGCCAACGAACTCTATCCCGAGCCTGGCGACTATGCCGGCATCTACCAGCATTACGGCCTGCTCGGCCCCAGAAGCCTGCTCGGCCACTGTATCCACATGACCGAGCGGGAATGGCGGCGTTTCGCCGAAACCGGCAGCGTGGCCGTCTTCTGCCCGACCTCGAACCTCTTCCTCGGCTCCGGACTGTTCGACTGGGCCCGCGCCCGGGCGGAGGGCGTGCCGGTCGCGGTCGCGACCGATATCGGCGGCGGCACCTCCTATTCGATGCTGCGGACGATGTCGGAGGCCTACAAGGTGCTGCAGTTGCAGGGGCAATCGCTCTCGGCCTTCGCCGCGCTCCACGCCATCACGCTGGGCAATGCCAAGGCTTTGAAGCTCGACCACCTGATCGGTTCGCTGGAGCCCGGCCACGAGGCCGACATCGTCGTGCTCGATGCGAGCGCCCAGCGCGCCATGGCGCATCGGCTGGAGACGGCGCGCGACCTCGGCGAGGAGCTGTTCGTGCTGGTCACGCTCGGCGACGAGCGCAACGTCGTCGCGACCTATGTGATGGGGGAGCGGGTCAATGCTCCGTCATTCTCGGGCGGAGCGCTCGGGTCCGATCGTCGATCGGCCCAAGCGTAA
- a CDS encoding D-amino-acid transaminase: protein MSRIVYVNGAYLPEEDAKISVFDRGFIFGDGIYEVSAVIGGKLVDCEAHLARLARSCGEIRLVLPWSTAELVAIHEELIKRNSLDEGGVYLEVTRGAADRDFPFPKDVTPTLVMFTQARNFVNAPAAKTGIKVVSTPDLRWARRDIKSVNLLAPVLAKQFAAENGAQEAWMIEDGVVTEGASSTAWIVRGKTLISRPLSNKVLPGITRKAVLAYIAETGFAFEEREFTLAEALDAEEAFITSATSLVMPVTTIDGHSIHNGAPGPTALRLREIYIDFARKGGVLG, encoded by the coding sequence ATGTCCCGCATTGTCTATGTGAACGGCGCCTATCTCCCCGAGGAGGACGCCAAGATCTCGGTCTTCGACCGCGGCTTCATCTTCGGCGACGGCATCTACGAGGTGTCGGCCGTGATCGGCGGCAAGCTCGTCGATTGCGAGGCGCATCTGGCGCGGCTCGCGCGCTCCTGCGGCGAGATCCGGCTCGTCCTGCCCTGGTCGACGGCGGAACTGGTGGCGATCCACGAGGAGTTGATCAAGCGCAACAGCCTCGACGAAGGCGGCGTCTATCTCGAGGTCACGCGCGGCGCGGCTGATCGCGACTTCCCCTTCCCGAAGGACGTCACGCCGACGCTGGTGATGTTCACCCAGGCCCGCAACTTCGTGAACGCCCCGGCGGCGAAGACCGGGATCAAGGTGGTGTCCACGCCGGATCTGCGCTGGGCCCGGCGCGACATCAAGAGCGTCAACCTGCTCGCCCCGGTGCTGGCCAAGCAGTTCGCCGCCGAAAACGGCGCGCAGGAGGCCTGGATGATCGAGGACGGCGTGGTCACAGAGGGCGCCTCGTCGACCGCCTGGATCGTCAGGGGCAAGACGCTGATCTCGCGGCCACTCTCGAACAAGGTCCTGCCCGGCATCACCCGCAAGGCCGTGCTGGCCTATATCGCGGAGACGGGCTTCGCCTTCGAGGAGCGCGAATTCACGCTGGCCGAGGCGCTGGACGCCGAGGAGGCCTTCATCACCTCCGCCACCAGCCTCGTCATGCCGGTGACGACGATCGACGGCCACAGCATCCACAACGGCGCCCCGGGCCCGACCGCGCTGCGCCTGCGCGAGATCTACATCGATTTCGCCAGGAAGGGCGGCGTGCTGGGGTGA
- a CDS encoding peptide ABC transporter substrate-binding protein: MLAVGLALATAGAALAQGVLYRSHDGDPGSLDPLRTTSVAEAHLLRDLYEGLVIHTMKGEIAPGVAESWTTSEDGLVWRFTLRRDARWSNGEPVTASDFVFSLRRMVDPRSGAPYATLLDPILNAERIHKAAEGVRVEDLGVSALGPGLLEIRLERPTPHLLELLAHQATLPVHPATADRPGRMAARVADWVSNGPYVLKDFVPSSHIRLDRDRSFHAAAEVRIETVISYPISDAAVAARRFLAGELHLTTDIPTDQIATLRGRLGAQLRVSPALGTYFLVLNTAKAPFSDARLRRALSLAIDREFIAERVWAGTMLPAYGVIPPHIGNYGERAELDFKAASPLEREDEAKRLMAAAGYGPGMPLRLALRYNRSDNNRRTIAAIAEQWAAIGVETSLIETDSAAHFAHLREGSDFDVARYGWIGDYSDPLTFLFLFRSDNAGFNVGRYADPQFDALLKLAAGEADLARRAAILREADSLIVRDQPWIPVLHYSHRNLVSSRLAGFAPNPLGVIPSRFLSFRP; the protein is encoded by the coding sequence GTGCTCGCGGTGGGTCTAGCGCTCGCGACGGCGGGGGCTGCGCTGGCCCAGGGTGTTCTCTACCGCAGCCATGACGGCGATCCCGGCAGTCTCGATCCGCTGCGGACGACGAGCGTCGCCGAAGCGCATCTGCTGCGCGACCTGTATGAGGGCCTCGTCATCCATACGATGAAAGGCGAGATCGCGCCGGGCGTGGCCGAGAGCTGGACGACGAGCGAGGACGGGCTGGTCTGGCGCTTCACGCTGCGTCGGGATGCGCGCTGGTCGAACGGCGAGCCGGTGACGGCCTCCGACTTCGTGTTCTCGCTGCGGCGCATGGTCGATCCGCGCTCGGGCGCGCCCTATGCCACCCTGCTCGATCCGATCCTGAACGCCGAGCGCATCCACAAGGCCGCCGAGGGCGTGCGCGTGGAGGATCTCGGCGTATCGGCTCTCGGGCCCGGGCTGCTCGAAATCCGGCTCGAACGGCCGACGCCCCATCTGCTCGAACTGCTGGCGCACCAGGCCACGCTGCCGGTCCACCCGGCCACCGCGGACCGGCCCGGCCGGATGGCGGCGCGCGTGGCGGACTGGGTCTCGAACGGCCCCTATGTGCTGAAGGATTTCGTGCCCAGCTCCCATATCCGGCTGGACCGCGACCGCTCCTTCCACGCCGCCGCCGAGGTCCGCATCGAGACGGTGATCTCCTATCCCATCTCGGATGCTGCGGTCGCGGCGCGGCGCTTCCTGGCCGGCGAACTGCACCTGACGACCGACATCCCCACCGACCAGATCGCGACGCTGCGCGGGCGGCTGGGCGCGCAGCTGCGCGTCTCGCCAGCGCTCGGCACCTATTTCCTCGTCCTGAACACGGCCAAAGCCCCCTTTTCCGATGCGCGGCTGCGCCGGGCGCTTTCGCTCGCGATCGACCGGGAGTTCATCGCCGAACGCGTCTGGGCCGGCACCATGCTGCCGGCCTATGGCGTGATCCCGCCCCATATCGGGAATTACGGCGAGCGCGCCGAACTCGACTTCAAGGCCGCCTCCCCGCTCGAACGCGAGGACGAGGCAAAGCGGCTGATGGCGGCCGCGGGCTACGGGCCCGGCATGCCGCTGCGGCTCGCGCTGCGCTACAACCGCAGCGACAACAACCGGCGCACCATCGCGGCCATCGCCGAGCAATGGGCGGCGATCGGCGTCGAGACCTCCCTGATCGAGACCGACAGCGCGGCGCATTTCGCCCATCTGCGCGAGGGCAGCGATTTCGACGTCGCCCGCTATGGCTGGATCGGCGACTATTCCGATCCGCTGACCTTCCTCTTCCTGTTCCGAAGCGACAACGCCGGCTTCAATGTCGGTCGCTATGCCGATCCGCAGTTCGACGCGCTGCTGAAGCTCGCGGCCGGAGAAGCCGATCTCGCCAGGCGCGCTGCGATCCTGCGCGAGGCCGACAGCCTGATCGTGCGCGACCAGCCCTGGATTCCGGTGCTGCACTATTCCCACAGGAACCTCGTTTCGAGCCGGCTCGCCGGCTTCGCGCCCAACCCGCTGGGTGTCATCCCGTCGCGCTTCCTGAGCTTTCGCCCCTGA